One genomic window of Thioclava sp. GXIMD4216 includes the following:
- the pepN gene encoding aminopeptidase N, giving the protein MDGTIYLSDYTPYPFDLDQVHLTFRLAPAATRVLARLHLTPKGEGASLHLDGEDLKLISLGIDGTALQPADYLLTETGLTVHAAALPEGAFTLETEVEIAPNANTALEGLYMSNGMYCTQCEAEGFRKITFYPDHPDVMARFHVRIEGDLPVLLSNGNAGASGEGWAEWDDPWPKPAYLFALVAGDLVATSGKFTTKSGLEVDLNIWVRPGDEDRCDFALESLVRSMVWDEEAYGREYDLSVFNLVAVDDFNMGAMENKGLNIFNSKLVLASPETATDTDYMRIEAVIGHEYFHNWTGDRITCRDWFQLCLKEGLTVFRDQSFTRDVRLGPVKRIEDAAMLRTRQFREDQGPLAHPPRPNHYREINNFYTVTVYEKGAEIVGMLKRLAGDEGYRRALDLYFDRHDGQACTIEDWLKVFEDVTGRDLSQFALWYTSAGTPHLKVTDTYADGRYTLTFRQSTPPTPGEAEKAPRHIPIALGLLDLQGREVLSTQLLEMTEEEQSFSFDVAEKPVPSILRDFSAPVVLQREQTPAEQAFLLAHDTDGFNRWEAGRSLAQRTLIDMTMGAEPAPAYLEAIGNLLADDTLEPAFIAHCLALPGEDELAQAIFAAGGTPDPDAIHAARNALSKAIATTHEARLAALYDALEVTGPYSPDAEPAGKRGLRLACLSLLTKLDGGTRAKALFDQANNMTESFGALSILIRAGIGQEASRTFRNRWQDNRLVMDKWFMVEVAACPPESAVSRARELAQDSAFDWKNPNRFRALVGGLTANHAGFHAKDGSGYAFLADWLIKLDPMNPQTAARMSTSFETWRRYDAPRQQMIREELTRITETRGLSRDLSEMSQRLLG; this is encoded by the coding sequence ATGGACGGCACGATCTACCTGTCAGACTATACGCCCTACCCGTTCGATCTGGATCAGGTACATCTGACCTTCCGGCTGGCCCCTGCCGCCACCCGAGTCCTTGCGCGACTGCATCTGACCCCCAAGGGCGAGGGCGCCTCGCTGCATCTGGATGGCGAAGACCTCAAGCTGATCTCGCTGGGCATTGACGGCACCGCCTTGCAACCTGCCGATTACCTGCTGACCGAGACGGGTCTGACGGTCCATGCAGCCGCCCTCCCCGAAGGCGCCTTTACGCTGGAGACCGAGGTCGAGATCGCGCCCAATGCCAATACCGCGCTAGAGGGGCTTTATATGTCGAACGGCATGTATTGCACCCAATGCGAGGCCGAGGGCTTCCGCAAGATCACCTTCTACCCCGACCATCCCGATGTGATGGCGCGCTTTCATGTGCGCATCGAAGGCGACCTGCCGGTGCTTCTGTCGAATGGCAATGCGGGTGCCTCCGGTGAGGGTTGGGCCGAATGGGATGACCCCTGGCCCAAACCCGCCTATCTTTTCGCGCTGGTGGCGGGCGATCTGGTGGCGACTTCGGGCAAATTCACCACGAAATCCGGCCTCGAGGTCGATCTGAACATCTGGGTCCGTCCGGGCGATGAGGACCGCTGCGATTTCGCCCTCGAAAGCCTTGTGCGCTCGATGGTTTGGGATGAAGAGGCTTATGGGCGCGAATATGACCTCTCGGTTTTCAATCTTGTGGCGGTTGATGATTTCAACATGGGGGCGATGGAGAATAAGGGGCTGAATATCTTCAACTCCAAACTGGTTCTGGCCTCTCCCGAAACCGCAACCGATACCGATTATATGCGTATCGAGGCCGTCATCGGGCATGAGTATTTCCACAATTGGACAGGCGACCGCATCACCTGCCGCGACTGGTTCCAGCTGTGCCTGAAGGAAGGCCTGACCGTCTTCCGCGACCAGAGCTTCACCCGTGACGTGCGCCTTGGTCCGGTCAAGCGGATCGAGGATGCCGCCATGCTGCGCACCCGCCAGTTCCGCGAAGACCAAGGCCCTCTGGCGCACCCCCCGCGCCCCAACCACTACCGCGAGATCAACAACTTCTACACCGTCACCGTCTATGAGAAAGGCGCCGAGATCGTCGGCATGCTCAAACGGCTTGCGGGCGATGAGGGCTACCGCCGCGCGCTTGATCTCTACTTCGACCGCCATGACGGGCAGGCCTGCACGATCGAGGACTGGCTGAAGGTCTTCGAGGATGTGACGGGGCGTGACCTGTCGCAATTCGCGCTGTGGTATACCTCGGCGGGCACGCCGCATCTGAAGGTCACCGACACCTATGCCGATGGCCGCTACACGCTGACCTTCCGCCAATCCACGCCCCCCACTCCGGGCGAGGCCGAAAAAGCCCCGCGCCATATCCCGATTGCCTTGGGCCTGCTGGACCTGCAAGGCCGCGAGGTGCTGTCCACCCAGCTTCTGGAAATGACAGAGGAAGAACAGAGCTTCAGCTTCGATGTGGCCGAAAAGCCCGTCCCCTCGATCCTGCGCGATTTCTCGGCACCCGTCGTGCTGCAGCGCGAGCAGACGCCTGCAGAACAGGCCTTCCTGCTGGCCCATGACACCGATGGTTTCAATCGCTGGGAGGCAGGCCGCAGCCTCGCCCAACGCACGCTGATCGACATGACCATGGGCGCGGAACCGGCCCCCGCCTATCTGGAGGCCATCGGCAACCTGCTGGCCGACGACACGCTGGAGCCCGCCTTCATCGCCCATTGTCTCGCGCTTCCGGGCGAGGACGAATTGGCACAGGCGATCTTCGCCGCAGGCGGCACGCCCGACCCCGATGCGATCCACGCGGCCCGCAATGCGCTGTCGAAAGCCATCGCCACCACGCATGAGGCCCGCCTCGCCGCGCTTTACGACGCGCTGGAGGTCACCGGCCCCTATTCCCCCGATGCCGAGCCCGCAGGCAAAAGGGGCCTGCGCCTTGCCTGCCTGAGCCTCCTGACCAAACTCGACGGCGGCACCCGCGCCAAAGCCCTCTTCGATCAGGCGAATAATATGACCGAAAGCTTCGGTGCCCTCTCGATCCTGATCCGCGCAGGAATAGGCCAAGAGGCCTCACGAACCTTCCGCAACCGCTGGCAGGACAACCGCCTCGTGATGGACAAATGGTTCATGGTCGAAGTCGCTGCCTGCCCGCCCGAAAGTGCCGTGTCCCGCGCGCGCGAACTGGCGCAAGACTCCGCCTTCGACTGGAAAAACCCCAACCGCTTCCGCGCGCTGGTGGGCGGGCTCACCGCCAACCACGCGGGCTTCCACGCGAAGGACGGCTCGGGCTACGCCTTCCTGGCCGACTGGCTGATCAAACTGGACCCGATGAACCCGCAAACAGCCGCCCGCATGTCCACCAGCTTCGAGACATGGCGCCGCTATGACGCCCCCCGCCAGCAGATGATCCGCGAGGAACTGACCCGCATCACCGAGACCCGCGGCCTCTCGCGCGACCTTAGCGAAATGTCGCAACGCCTGCTCGGATAA
- the gatB gene encoding Asp-tRNA(Asn)/Glu-tRNA(Gln) amidotransferase subunit GatB — protein MLDHLAYEAPKPKVIAGAKSDWELVIGLEVHAQVHSNAKLFSGASTTFGAEPNSNVAFVDAAMPGMLPVINEYCVAQAVRTGLGLKADINLFSAFDRKNYFYPDLPQGYQISQLYHPIVGEGEMLVDMGPGVGRMVRIERIHLEQDAGKSIHDMDPNMSFVDLNRTGVALMEIVSRPDIRGPEEAAAYVGKLRQILRYLGTCDGNMQNGNLRADVNVSICKPGDYEKFRETGDFSVLGTRCEIKNMNSMRFIQAAIEYEARRQIAIVEDGGEVVQETRLYDPDKNETRSMRSKEEAHDYRYFPCPDLLPLEIEQAWVDDIAASMPELPDAKKARFVKELGLSEYDASVLTAEVENADYFEAVLAVGGDGKLSANWVINELFGRLKKDDHDVTTSPVSPEQLGKIVKLIKSGDISGKIGKDLFEIVYSEGGDPEVLVEERGMKQVTDMGAIEAAVDEVIAANPAQVEKAKANPKLAGWFVGQVMKSTGGKANPAAVNELVVKKLGQ, from the coding sequence ATGCTCGACCATCTCGCTTATGAAGCGCCCAAACCGAAAGTCATCGCCGGGGCCAAATCGGATTGGGAACTGGTGATCGGTCTCGAGGTCCACGCGCAAGTCCATTCCAATGCCAAGCTGTTCTCGGGCGCTTCCACCACTTTCGGCGCCGAGCCCAACTCGAATGTCGCCTTCGTGGACGCCGCCATGCCGGGCATGCTGCCGGTCATCAATGAATATTGCGTGGCACAGGCCGTGCGCACGGGGCTGGGGCTGAAAGCCGACATCAACCTCTTCTCGGCTTTTGACCGCAAGAACTACTTCTACCCCGACCTGCCGCAGGGCTATCAGATCAGCCAGCTCTACCACCCCATCGTGGGGGAAGGCGAAATGCTTGTCGATATGGGGCCGGGCGTCGGGCGCATGGTCCGTATCGAGCGGATCCACCTCGAACAGGACGCGGGCAAATCGATCCACGACATGGACCCGAACATGTCCTTCGTCGACCTCAACCGCACGGGCGTGGCGCTGATGGAAATCGTCTCGCGCCCCGATATCCGTGGCCCCGAAGAGGCGGCCGCCTATGTCGGCAAGCTGCGCCAGATCCTGCGCTACTTGGGCACCTGTGACGGCAATATGCAAAACGGCAACCTGCGCGCCGATGTGAACGTCTCGATCTGCAAACCGGGCGATTACGAGAAATTCCGCGAAACCGGCGATTTCTCGGTGCTGGGCACGCGCTGCGAGATCAAGAACATGAACTCCATGCGCTTCATTCAGGCGGCCATCGAATATGAGGCCCGCCGCCAGATCGCCATCGTCGAGGATGGCGGCGAGGTGGTGCAGGAAACCCGCCTCTATGATCCCGACAAGAACGAGACCCGTTCCATGCGCTCGAAAGAAGAAGCGCATGACTACCGTTATTTCCCCTGCCCCGACCTGCTTCCGCTGGAAATCGAACAGGCTTGGGTCGATGACATCGCAGCCTCCATGCCCGAACTTCCCGACGCCAAGAAAGCGCGTTTCGTGAAAGAACTCGGGCTGTCGGAATATGACGCCTCGGTGCTGACCGCCGAGGTCGAGAATGCCGATTACTTCGAGGCTGTTCTGGCCGTCGGCGGCGATGGCAAGCTTTCGGCCAACTGGGTGATCAACGAACTCTTCGGTCGTCTGAAGAAAGACGACCATGATGTGACCACCTCGCCCGTGTCGCCCGAACAGCTGGGCAAGATCGTCAAGCTGATCAAATCGGGCGATATCTCGGGCAAGATCGGTAAGGATCTCTTCGAGATCGTCTATAGCGAAGGCGGCGACCCCGAGGTTCTGGTCGAAGAGCGCGGCATGAAGCAGGTCACCGATATGGGCGCCATCGAGGCCGCCGTGGACGAGGTGATCGCCGCCAACCCGGCGCAGGTCGAAAAGGCCAAGGCCAACCCGAAACTGGCGGGCTGGTTTGTGGGCCAGGTGATGAAATCGACGGGTGGCAAGGCCAATCCGGCAGCGGTCAACGAGCTGGTGGTCAAGAAGCTCGGGCAGTAA
- a CDS encoding DUF4177 domain-containing protein yields MQEYEYKVIPAPVRGERDRGLKTAEDRFANTLTATLNAMAVDGWHYLRAETLPAEERSGLRSKTTTYHNLLVFRRPKSALAPRPVAEDHPAPVPKAPLRAEPAATYAAPAPAPAPSAPAPTAPARAANATLPKAEAGPATPQPPRIPSAIEKRARSLSANGPEGKSPKLGGAASESDDGTGRS; encoded by the coding sequence ATGCAAGAGTATGAGTATAAAGTCATTCCCGCCCCCGTGCGTGGCGAACGCGATCGCGGCCTGAAAACCGCCGAGGACCGTTTTGCCAATACTCTTACGGCCACGCTGAACGCTATGGCCGTAGATGGCTGGCACTATCTGCGCGCCGAGACCCTCCCTGCCGAAGAGCGCAGCGGCTTGCGCAGCAAGACCACCACCTATCACAATCTTCTGGTCTTCCGCCGCCCGAAATCCGCGCTTGCCCCGCGTCCTGTTGCCGAGGACCATCCGGCACCGGTGCCGAAGGCCCCGCTTCGGGCAGAACCGGCCGCTACATATGCGGCGCCTGCCCCTGCACCAGCGCCCTCTGCGCCTGCGCCGACCGCGCCCGCCAGAGCCGCTAATGCGACATTGCCAAAAGCCGAAGCCGGCCCTGCAACGCCGCAACCGCCGCGCATCCCCAGTGCGATCGAAAAGCGCGCCCGCTCGCTATCGGCCAACGGGCCGGAAGGCAAATCGCCCAAACTCGGCGGTGCCGCCAGCGAGAGCGATGACGGGACGGGCCGCAGCTAA
- a CDS encoding DnaJ domain-containing protein — protein MEKNDPFGFNISAAADKKRRQKGRRGMSGAFETSTRVCDKAGCNEPAKYRAPKSPKVLDEYFWFCKEHIREYNLNWNYFQGQSEEEFQAFLDNATVWERPTKPFNRANDEKLGLARHGVTDPHEILGENATQNPGRRSVGRKLPPTERKAAEILEVTNAETKAEVRKAYKALIKVLHPDMNGGDRSQEEMLQEVVWAWDQLKDSRFFK, from the coding sequence ATGGAAAAGAACGACCCGTTTGGATTTAACATCTCGGCTGCGGCAGACAAGAAGCGCCGCCAGAAGGGCCGCCGTGGCATGTCGGGGGCCTTCGAGACCTCGACCCGTGTCTGTGACAAGGCGGGCTGCAACGAGCCCGCGAAATACCGCGCCCCCAAAAGCCCGAAGGTGCTGGACGAATATTTCTGGTTCTGCAAGGAACATATCCGCGAATACAACCTGAACTGGAACTATTTCCAGGGCCAGTCCGAAGAAGAGTTTCAGGCCTTTCTGGACAATGCCACCGTCTGGGAGCGCCCGACCAAGCCGTTCAACCGCGCCAATGACGAGAAGCTGGGCCTTGCCCGTCATGGGGTGACCGACCCGCATGAGATTCTGGGCGAGAATGCGACGCAGAATCCGGGCCGCCGTTCTGTGGGACGCAAGCTGCCGCCAACCGAACGCAAGGCCGCCGAGATCCTCGAGGTGACCAATGCCGAGACCAAGGCCGAGGTGCGCAAGGCCTATAAGGCGCTGATCAAGGTGCTGCACCCCGATATGAATGGGGGCGACCGGTCGCAGGAGGAGATGCTGCAGGAGGTTGTCTGGGCGTGGGACCAGTTAAAGGACAGCCGCTTCTTCAAGTAA
- a CDS encoding exonuclease domain-containing protein, translating into MSDWIATLGLRLRVFLLFAGLAFGLVLALLAGVWLGARQGAGHEALIVMALVSGLLGGTLIAGLWLLFDEHVARPIEALSGAMRMGGWGDRAAFDAPYLGDLASAGAALGAAMSAQKDRLAADVEQALGQAATSQARLELLLADLPVGVVLLSADQRLVFYNPQAAELLGHGANRPGLGRKLEDFLSIAPILHAVERLAKSADPEARSDVLCVTGAGQTLTGHLRAVPAGEGGHVLTLQDMSAMMAQNRAQIALTAELLARTRPGVAALQSLMETLSDPDGPVGETRDRIRQAARHEAQTLAQDLHRMAQAFETLPDCTLTALRASDLAEALRARVETQGTALTLATAPLMLRCDAGGVLALWSALAALVAEDRRSDFRFEITQEGAGALLSLEWQGPSLGLGALEAFLHQPDLSLGQSPRQILDHHHSDLWPEPLHDGRARLCMPLRELAGHNDPPAALPRRVTYDFDLLDRQPLGDIRASTLDRLTYVVFDTETTGLDPQRDAIVQIAGQRIVNGRVSETFDMLVNPARPIPASATAIHGISDEMVAQAPSVADALSAFHHFAKDAVLVAHNAPFDIGLLQAAEQTHRLGYQFDHPVLDTVLLSAILFGQSQTHTLDALCDRLGIIIAPELRHSAMGDADATASAFLRMLPALKSKGLQTLSEVIIAARKHGRLIRDLNL; encoded by the coding sequence ATGTCCGACTGGATTGCCACGCTGGGTCTGCGTCTGCGGGTCTTCCTGCTGTTTGCGGGGCTCGCCTTCGGACTTGTGCTGGCGCTGCTGGCGGGGGTGTGGCTGGGCGCACGGCAAGGGGCCGGACATGAGGCGCTGATCGTCATGGCGCTGGTGTCCGGTCTTCTGGGGGGGACGCTGATTGCGGGACTGTGGCTGCTGTTCGACGAGCATGTCGCCCGCCCGATCGAGGCGCTGTCGGGAGCCATGCGCATGGGAGGCTGGGGCGACAGGGCCGCGTTCGACGCCCCCTATCTGGGCGATCTCGCCTCGGCGGGGGCGGCGCTCGGTGCGGCGATGTCGGCCCAGAAGGACCGGCTTGCCGCCGATGTCGAACAGGCGCTGGGGCAGGCGGCAACCAGTCAGGCGCGGCTGGAGCTGCTGCTGGCGGATCTGCCGGTGGGCGTGGTGCTTCTGTCAGCCGACCAGCGGCTGGTCTTCTATAATCCGCAAGCGGCAGAGCTGCTTGGCCACGGTGCCAACCGTCCGGGGCTGGGCCGTAAACTGGAAGATTTCCTCTCGATCGCGCCGATCCTGCATGCGGTGGAACGTCTGGCCAAAAGCGCCGACCCCGAGGCGCGCTCGGATGTGCTTTGTGTCACCGGTGCAGGCCAGACCCTGACCGGTCATCTGCGCGCCGTACCGGCGGGGGAAGGGGGGCATGTGCTGACCTTGCAGGACATGTCGGCAATGATGGCGCAGAACCGCGCGCAGATCGCCCTGACGGCAGAGCTGCTTGCCCGCACCCGACCGGGCGTCGCGGCGCTGCAATCGCTGATGGAAACGCTCAGCGATCCCGATGGCCCCGTTGGCGAGACCCGCGACCGCATCCGTCAGGCGGCCCGCCACGAGGCGCAGACGCTGGCGCAGGACCTGCACCGGATGGCACAGGCTTTCGAAACCCTGCCCGATTGCACCCTGACCGCGCTGCGTGCCTCCGATCTGGCCGAGGCGCTGAGGGCGCGCGTCGAGACGCAGGGAACGGCACTGACCTTGGCCACAGCCCCGCTGATGCTGCGCTGCGATGCGGGCGGGGTGCTGGCGCTCTGGTCGGCGCTGGCGGCGCTGGTCGCGGAGGATCGGCGCAGCGACTTCCGGTTCGAGATCACGCAGGAAGGGGCGGGGGCACTTCTGTCCCTCGAATGGCAGGGCCCGTCCTTGGGGCTCGGCGCTCTGGAAGCCTTCCTGCACCAACCGGACCTGTCGCTGGGGCAATCGCCACGCCAGATCCTCGACCATCACCACAGCGATCTCTGGCCCGAACCCCTGCATGACGGACGCGCGCGCCTGTGTATGCCCTTGCGGGAACTGGCGGGCCACAACGATCCGCCCGCCGCCCTGCCGCGCCGCGTCACCTATGATTTCGACCTGCTCGACCGTCAGCCGCTGGGCGATATCCGTGCCAGCACGCTCGACAGGCTGACCTATGTGGTCTTCGATACCGAAACCACGGGGCTCGATCCCCAACGAGACGCCATCGTGCAGATCGCCGGACAACGTATCGTCAACGGGCGGGTGTCGGAAACCTTCGATATGCTGGTCAACCCCGCCCGTCCGATCCCTGCCTCCGCGACCGCCATCCACGGCATTTCCGATGAAATGGTGGCGCAGGCCCCCTCGGTGGCAGATGCCCTTTCGGCCTTCCACCATTTTGCCAAGGATGCGGTGCTTGTGGCACATAATGCGCCCTTCGATATCGGCCTGCTTCAGGCGGCAGAGCAGACCCACCGGCTGGGATACCAATTCGACCATCCGGTGCTCGATACGGTACTGCTCTCGGCCATCCTGTTCGGCCAGTCGCAGACCCATACGCTGGATGCGCTCTGTGACCGTCTGGGCATCATCATCGCGCCGGAATTGCGCCATAGCGCGATGGGCGATGCCGATGCCACAGCCTCCGCCTTCCTGCGCATGTTGCCCGCACTGAAATCCAAGGGCTTGCAGACGCTGTCCGAGGTGATCATCGCCGCGCGCAAACACGGGCGCCTGATCCGCGACCTCAATCTGTGA
- a CDS encoding response regulator, producing the protein MAEDAPRRVLIVEDEDNIALALDFLMGREGFDHARISTGAGALDLIREMRPDLVLLDIMLPEVSGYEICEAMRTDPDLRGVKILLMTARGSSVERRKGLALGADGFIAKPFELKELRAELHRLLDEAA; encoded by the coding sequence ATGGCTGAGGATGCCCCGCGCCGTGTGCTGATTGTCGAGGACGAAGACAATATCGCCTTGGCGCTTGATTTCCTGATGGGCCGCGAAGGGTTTGATCATGCCCGGATTTCCACAGGTGCAGGGGCGCTGGACCTGATCCGCGAAATGCGCCCCGATCTGGTCTTGCTGGATATCATGCTGCCCGAGGTTTCGGGATATGAAATCTGCGAGGCCATGCGCACCGACCCCGATCTGCGCGGCGTGAAGATCCTGCTGATGACGGCGCGCGGCTCTTCGGTGGAACGGCGCAAGGGGCTGGCGCTCGGGGCGGACGGGTTTATCGCCAAACCTTTCGAACTGAAGGAACTGCGCGCCGAGCTGCACCGCCTGCTGGACGAGGCCGCCTGA
- a CDS encoding DUF294 nucleotidyltransferase-like domain-containing protein — translation MRDDLASVMTFLEGVHPYDTLPRNDLARVARSFDRRTLEAGAEIYRLGSVLDGLYLVQSGAVEVSDANGALVSVLGPRNSFGERGLMRDGQAATTARMREAGVLLLLPAAEFTRLCQSVDSFRRFFDRMPVRKARAGADLATMRVADLLSGKAVACRPETNVVEAARMMRDRHVSSLGVTDPQGRLLGIVTQRDMSNKVLAGNFPMSAEVGRVMTPDPVTLPPDALGSDILHRMLEKGIGHLPVTEHGRFIGMITQTDLTRFQAVSSASLIHEIARAQDVAGMAAITARIPQLLVQLVGAHHAHEVTTRLITDIADAVTRRLLAMAEAQLGPAPAPWVWAACGSQGRQEQTGVSDQDNCLIVGDTATEADMEYFRRFAQIVSDGLHACGYVYCPGDMMATNPRWCQRAEVWARYFRGWIATPNPEAQMLASVMFDLRVIGGTAPALFEALQAETLANAAKNSIFVAHMIANSLKHHPPLGLIRGFATIRSGEHRHQIDLKHNGVVPVADLGRVHALRGQLAVANTRARLLAACEAGTISVAGGQDLIAAYDLIAMTRLENQARQIRKGAAPDNYLAPSALPDFERSHLRDAFVVVRSLQSALGHGKASVS, via the coding sequence ATGCGTGACGATCTTGCCTCTGTTATGACATTTCTCGAAGGGGTCCACCCCTACGACACCCTGCCGCGTAACGATCTGGCCCGCGTGGCCCGATCCTTTGACCGCAGGACGCTGGAGGCCGGTGCCGAGATCTACCGTTTGGGCAGCGTGCTGGACGGGCTGTATCTGGTGCAATCCGGTGCCGTCGAGGTGAGTGATGCCAACGGGGCGCTGGTCTCGGTGCTGGGGCCGCGCAACAGTTTTGGCGAACGCGGCCTGATGCGCGACGGTCAGGCCGCCACCACCGCGCGGATGCGCGAGGCGGGCGTTCTGCTGCTTTTGCCTGCCGCCGAATTTACCCGTCTGTGCCAGAGCGTTGACAGTTTCCGGCGGTTTTTTGACCGGATGCCGGTGCGCAAAGCCCGTGCAGGGGCCGATCTGGCGACGATGCGGGTGGCCGATCTGCTGTCGGGCAAGGCGGTGGCCTGCCGCCCCGAGACCAATGTGGTCGAGGCGGCACGGATGATGCGCGACCGTCATGTATCGTCCTTGGGGGTGACGGACCCGCAGGGCCGTCTGCTGGGTATCGTGACGCAGCGCGATATGTCGAACAAGGTTCTGGCGGGCAATTTCCCGATGTCGGCAGAGGTGGGGCGGGTGATGACCCCCGATCCGGTGACCCTGCCGCCCGATGCGCTGGGGTCGGATATCCTGCACCGGATGCTGGAAAAAGGGATCGGGCATCTGCCGGTGACCGAGCACGGGCGTTTCATCGGCATGATCACCCAGACCGATCTCACCCGTTTTCAGGCGGTCAGTTCCGCGAGCCTGATCCACGAGATCGCGCGCGCGCAGGATGTCGCCGGTATGGCCGCGATAACCGCGCGCATCCCGCAGCTTCTGGTGCAGCTGGTGGGGGCCCATCACGCGCATGAGGTCACCACGCGGCTGATCACCGATATCGCCGATGCGGTGACCCGCCGTCTGCTGGCGATGGCCGAGGCACAGCTTGGCCCCGCGCCTGCGCCTTGGGTGTGGGCGGCCTGCGGCTCTCAGGGGCGGCAGGAGCAGACCGGCGTCTCCGATCAGGATAACTGCCTGATCGTCGGGGACACGGCCACCGAAGCCGATATGGAGTATTTCCGCCGCTTCGCGCAGATCGTCTCGGACGGTCTGCACGCGTGCGGTTACGTCTATTGTCCGGGCGATATGATGGCGACCAATCCGCGCTGGTGCCAGCGTGCCGAGGTCTGGGCGCGCTATTTCCGCGGCTGGATCGCGACGCCCAATCCCGAGGCGCAGATGCTGGCCTCTGTCATGTTCGACCTGCGGGTGATCGGCGGCACAGCCCCTGCGCTGTTCGAGGCATTGCAGGCCGAAACCCTTGCCAATGCGGCAAAAAATTCGATTTTCGTGGCGCATATGATTGCCAATAGCCTCAAACACCACCCGCCGCTGGGGCTGATCCGCGGCTTTGCCACCATCCGTTCGGGCGAACATCGCCACCAGATCGACCTCAAGCATAATGGTGTGGTGCCGGTGGCCGATCTGGGGCGGGTCCATGCGCTGCGGGGGCAGCTTGCGGTGGCCAATACGCGCGCGCGCCTGCTGGCGGCCTGCGAGGCGGGCACGATATCGGTGGCGGGTGGGCAGGACCTGATTGCCGCCTATGACCTGATCGCGATGACGCGGCTGGAAAATCAGGCACGCCAGATCCGCAAAGGTGCGGCCCCCGACAACTATCTGGCCCCCTCGGCGCTGCCCGATTTCGAACGTTCCCATCTGCGCGACGCTTTCGTGGTGGTGCGCAGCCTGCAATCGGCTCTGGGTCATGGTAAGGCCAGTGTCAGCTAG